The following are from one region of the Euleptes europaea isolate rEulEur1 chromosome 11, rEulEur1.hap1, whole genome shotgun sequence genome:
- the C11H18orf21 gene encoding UPF0711 protein C18orf21 homolog: protein MGIRGCERAAAAAARVPPWPLRPFLVGDFLPPQVRGSPGEVAETQKGLPGTFAWGGGDAVPARGGKPQAPPPPAAHFRFRRRGARVWRGGVFMGKRRRFLAAAAALRVGSACPAQARFLRWTLSNIEGKNENNAGQVCPYCFQFLLPGNHRVRLKPKMRITPQIQKLLHLEAKKYKLSFKQGKVVKRYKESKNVLLITCNTCRKTTRHYGKSRECWSMKTSSFETPTRLNKTTPFTYSRSGSQRKKLSPGSRTSTPGHSTPHFSSGSPRNSKSKFTRLKKLLSLEVHKKTDKGDLKNFLSSL, encoded by the exons ATGGGCATCCGCGGCTGTGAAAGAGCCGCTGCAGCCGCTGCACGTGTGCCTCCGTGGCCTCTCCGCCCGTTTCTGGTGGGCGATTTCTTGCCTCCTCAAGTGCGCGGGAGCCCCGGAGAGGTGGCGGAGACACAAAAAGGACTG cccggAACCttcgcgtggggggggggagacgccgTTCCCGCCCGGGGAGGGAAGCCACAagccccgcccccgcccgccgCCCACTTCCGCTTCCGGCGCCGAGGAGCCCGCGTGTGGCGCGGCGGCGTCTTCATGGGGAAGCGGCGGCGcttcctggcggcggcggcggcgctgcggGTGGGGTCGGCGTGCCCGGCCCAGGCCCGCTTCCTCCG ATGGACTCTCAGCAACATAGAAG gcaaaaatgaaaacaatgcaGGCCAGGTGTGCCCTTACTGTTTCCAGTTTCTTCTTCCTGGTAACCACAGGGTACGTCTCAAGCCCAAAATGAGAATAACGCCACAGATACAGAAATTACTTCATCTAGAAGCAAAGAAATACAAACTCAGTTTCAAACAAGGaaaggtggtgaagaggtacaAAGAATCAAAAAATGTTCTG CTAATCACCTGCAATACGTGCAGGAAGACAACAAGACATTATGGAAAAAGTAGAGAATGTTGGAGTATGAAAACATCAAGCTTTGAGACTCCTACACGTTTGAATAAAACCACGCCTTTCACCTACAGTCGTTCAGGATCTCAGAGAAAGAAACTGTCACCAGGTTCCAG AACTTCTACTCCTGGGCATTCAACCCCTCATTTCTCCTCTGGGAGTCCCAGAAATTCCAAATCTAAATTCACACGATTGAAGAAACTGCTTAGCCTTGAAGTGCATAAAAAAACTGATAAAGGGGACCTCAAGAACTTCTTATCATCACTTTGA